Proteins co-encoded in one Callospermophilus lateralis isolate mCalLat2 chromosome 2, mCalLat2.hap1, whole genome shotgun sequence genomic window:
- the Pabir1 gene encoding PPP2R1A-PPP2R2A-interacting phosphatase regulator 1: protein MAQEKMELDLELPPGTGGSSAEGGGGGLRRSNSAPLIHGLSDTSPVFQAEAPSARRNSTTFPSRHGLLLPASPVRMHSSRLHQIKQEEGMDLINRETVHEREVQTAMQISHSWEESFSLSDNDVEKSASPKRIDFIPVSPAPSPTRGIGKQCFSPSLQSFVSSNGLPPSPIPSPTTRFTTRRSQSPINCIRPSVLGPLKRKCEMETEYQPKRFFQGITNMLSSDVAQLSDPGVCVSSDTLDGNSSSAGSSCNSPAKVSTTTDSPVSPAQAASPFIPVDELSSK, encoded by the coding sequence ATGGCTCAGGAGAAGATGGAACTGGACCTGGAACTGCCTCCGGGTACGGGCGGGAGCTCGGCGGAGGGCGGCGGCGGGGGCCTTAGGAGGTCTAACAGCGCCCCCCTGATCCACGGCCTCAGTGACACTTCTCCGGTGTTCCAGGCCGAGGCGCCTAGCGCCAGGCGGAACAGCACAACGTTCCCGAGCCGCCACGGCCTGCTGCTGCCGGCCTCCCCCGTCCGCATGCACAGCAGCCGCTTGCACCAGATCAAACAGGAGGAAGGCATGGACTTGATCAACCGAGAGACGGTCCACGAGCGAGAGGTGCAGACCGCAATGCAGATAAGCCACTCCTGGGAGGAAAGTTTCAGCCTGAGTGACAACGATGTGGAGAAATCTGCCTCCCCAAAGCGCATCGATTTCATTCCGGTGTCACCAGCACCTTCACCCACCCGGGGAATTGGAAAGCAGTGTTTTTCGCCATCCTTGCAAAGTTTTGTGAGTAGCAATGGATTGCCTCCAAGCCCTATTCCCAGCCCAACTACTCGATTTACTACCCGGAGAAGCCAGAGTCCCATCAACTGCATTAGACCAAGTGTTCTTGGACCAttgaaaagaaaatgtgaaatggAAACTGAGTATCAGCCAAAGAGATTTTTCCAGGGCATCACCAATATGCTTTCTTCTGACGTTGCACAGCTGTCAGATCCTGGTGTGTGTGTATCTTCAGATACCCTGGATGGAAACAGCAGCAGTGCCGGGTCTTCTTGTAACTCACCAGCGAAAGTCAGCACTACCACCGACTCTCCTGTGTCACCTGCCCAAGCGGCCTCTCCCTTTATTCCAGTAGATGAACTTTC